One Halomonas sp. THAF5a genomic region harbors:
- a CDS encoding YheU family protein, with protein sequence MNGDRFIEVPYRMLPPETLDGLLEAFVTRQGYDTTDTGEGMRGWVGQLKGQLERGELLIAHDLETESTEVMTLVQWRALGRDLADDEEEG encoded by the coding sequence ATGAACGGTGATCGCTTTATCGAGGTGCCCTACCGCATGCTGCCGCCGGAGACCCTGGATGGCCTGCTGGAGGCCTTCGTCACCCGCCAGGGCTACGACACCACCGACACCGGCGAGGGCATGCGCGGCTGGGTCGGCCAGCTCAAGGGCCAGCTCGAGCGCGGCGAGTTGCTGATCGCCCACGACCTCGAGACCGAGTCCACCGAGGTGATGACCCTGGTCCAGTGGCGCGCCTTAGGCCGCGACCTGGCCGATGACGAGGAGGAAGGCTGA
- a CDS encoding HD domain-containing protein, giving the protein MTTVSFTQMKDGTKADYELLGELEERFVEALPERILEALKALENTLSGYRVSRLEHVLQSATRAEDDGEDEEMIVAALIHDLGDDLAPHNHSQYAASIIRPYVRAEVTWIIEHHGLFQNYYYIHHFGGDPLERDRYEGHPWYQRCVDFCERWDQASFDPDYPTRSLEHFAPMVRRIFSRPAFAPSVVGDESARHHL; this is encoded by the coding sequence ATGACTACCGTATCGTTCACCCAGATGAAGGACGGCACCAAGGCCGACTACGAGCTGCTCGGCGAGCTCGAGGAACGCTTCGTCGAGGCGCTGCCCGAACGCATCCTCGAGGCCCTCAAGGCGCTGGAGAACACCCTCTCCGGCTACCGGGTCTCGCGGCTCGAGCACGTGCTGCAGTCCGCCACCCGCGCCGAGGACGACGGCGAGGACGAGGAGATGATCGTGGCGGCGCTGATCCACGACCTCGGCGACGACCTGGCGCCCCACAACCACTCCCAGTACGCCGCCTCGATCATCCGCCCCTATGTGCGGGCCGAGGTGACCTGGATCATCGAGCACCACGGGCTGTTCCAGAACTACTACTACATCCACCACTTCGGCGGCGACCCGCTGGAGCGGGACCGCTACGAGGGCCATCCCTGGTACCAGCGCTGCGTCGACTTCTGCGAGCGCTGGGATCAGGCGTCCTTCGACCCGGACTACCCGACCCGGTCGCTCGAGCACTTCGCGCCCATGGTGCGGCGCATCTTCAGCCGCCCGGCCTTCGCCCCGTCGGTCGTCGGCGACGAGAGCGCCCGCCACCACCTGTGA
- a CDS encoding TauD/TfdA family dioxygenase, protein MFHVQESPAKVFATDASGTRTELPALWLRERCQEPESLDGPTQQRLFNPHRLDPELTLVAAEPLGGHWARLTFSDGHSGRYDLRHFADDFDHEDGLPTPRPWTSDIDFASITRDWQALSDHDAFREALETYLRHGVIILRNVPTDGARLVEVGETFGHVRSTNFGKYFEVCSRPESNDLAYRSVPLAPHTDNPYRDPVPGIQLLHCLTNETTGGLSTLVDSLAVAEQLRAEDPEGYHLLATVPVRFRFIDDGVELIERRPMIHLDAMGKMDGVHYSPRLDYLPLMDEHSTKAFHRARRRLGELFSHPDYEIQFPLGDGELMMFDNNRVLHGRTSYDQNEGFRHLQGCYIDRDGPTGHYRAIVKQERAQQATATNESVTAA, encoded by the coding sequence ATGTTTCACGTCCAAGAATCCCCCGCCAAGGTCTTCGCCACCGATGCCTCCGGCACCCGCACCGAGCTGCCGGCCCTGTGGCTTCGCGAGCGCTGCCAGGAACCGGAGAGCCTCGACGGCCCCACCCAGCAGCGGCTGTTCAACCCGCACCGGCTCGACCCGGAGCTGACCCTGGTGGCGGCCGAGCCTCTCGGCGGCCACTGGGCGCGGCTGACCTTCAGCGACGGCCACAGCGGGCGCTATGACCTGCGCCACTTCGCCGACGACTTCGATCACGAGGACGGCCTGCCCACCCCGCGGCCCTGGACCAGCGACATCGACTTCGCCTCCATCACCCGCGACTGGCAGGCGCTCTCGGATCACGACGCCTTCCGCGAGGCCCTCGAGACCTACCTGCGCCACGGGGTGATCATCCTCAGGAACGTGCCCACCGACGGCGCGCGCCTGGTCGAGGTCGGCGAGACCTTCGGCCACGTGCGCTCGACCAACTTCGGCAAGTACTTCGAGGTCTGCTCGCGCCCCGAGTCCAACGACCTGGCCTATCGCAGCGTGCCGCTGGCGCCGCACACCGACAATCCCTATCGCGACCCGGTCCCCGGTATCCAGCTGCTGCACTGCCTGACCAACGAGACCACCGGTGGCCTGTCGACGCTGGTCGACAGCCTGGCCGTCGCCGAGCAGCTGCGCGCCGAGGACCCGGAGGGCTATCACCTGCTGGCCACCGTGCCGGTGCGCTTCCGCTTCATCGACGACGGGGTCGAGCTGATCGAGCGCCGGCCGATGATCCACCTCGATGCCATGGGCAAGATGGACGGCGTGCACTACAGTCCGCGCCTGGACTACCTGCCGCTGATGGACGAGCACAGCACCAAGGCCTTTCACCGCGCCCGCCGCCGCCTCGGCGAGCTGTTCTCCCACCCGGACTACGAGATCCAGTTCCCGCTGGGCGACGGCGAGCTGATGATGTTCGACAACAACCGGGTGCTGCACGGCCGCACCTCCTACGACCAGAACGAGGGCTTCCGCCACCTGCAGGGCTGCTACATCGACCGTGACGGCCCCACCGGCCACTACCGGGCAATCGTCAAGCAGGAGCGCGCCCAACAAGCCACCGCGACCAACGAGAGCGTGACCGCCGCATGA
- a CDS encoding LysR substrate-binding domain-containing protein, with amino-acid sequence MADTDDALPSLKALIAFETTLRLGSLTAAARALGATQPAISQRIRGLEGQVGLVLFERSGAGLAPTREALRYYDEIAPALKRLTGATRELRARARSTRPRVLIAANFGFAHLWLLPRLARLEAAFPRVEIEVLAVDRDDQDHLADIAIHCDRESEPGDLFTPEEVFPVCSPAFAAAHGIEAGDGPERWMALPLLHMDERNSRWIDWREWCALAGVPFEEEGAVFRYNNYPLLINAAQAGKGIALGWDLLVEEALGDGSLIPLAPPIRRESHGYILRTRYAHSALIGEIIRWVTAEIERREPA; translated from the coding sequence ATGGCCGACACCGACGACGCACTGCCCAGCCTCAAGGCGTTGATCGCCTTCGAAACCACCCTGCGCCTCGGCTCGCTGACCGCAGCGGCCAGGGCGCTGGGCGCCACCCAGCCGGCGATCTCCCAGCGCATCCGCGGTCTCGAGGGCCAGGTGGGGCTGGTGCTCTTCGAACGCAGCGGCGCCGGCCTGGCGCCGACCCGGGAGGCGCTGCGCTACTACGACGAGATCGCGCCGGCGCTCAAGCGCCTCACCGGCGCCACCCGCGAGCTGCGGGCGCGGGCGCGCTCGACCCGGCCCCGGGTGCTGATCGCCGCCAACTTCGGCTTCGCCCACCTGTGGCTGCTGCCCAGGCTCGCCCGGCTCGAGGCGGCCTTCCCCCGGGTGGAGATCGAGGTGCTGGCGGTCGACCGGGACGATCAGGATCACCTGGCCGATATCGCCATCCACTGCGATCGCGAGAGCGAGCCGGGCGATCTCTTCACCCCCGAGGAGGTGTTTCCGGTCTGCAGCCCCGCCTTCGCCGCCGCGCACGGAATCGAGGCGGGGGATGGCCCGGAACGCTGGATGGCGCTGCCGCTGCTGCACATGGACGAGCGCAATTCGCGCTGGATCGACTGGCGCGAGTGGTGTGCGCTGGCGGGGGTGCCGTTCGAGGAAGAGGGGGCGGTGTTCCGCTACAACAACTATCCGCTGCTGATCAATGCGGCCCAGGCCGGCAAGGGCATCGCGCTTGGCTGGGATCTGCTGGTCGAGGAGGCGCTCGGAGACGGTAGCCTGATCCCGCTGGCGCCGCCGATCCGCCGCGAGAGCCACGGCTATATCCTGCGCACCCGCTATGCCCACAGCGCCCTGATCGGCGAGATCATTCGCTGGGTGACCGCGGAGATCGAGCGCCGCGAGCCGGCCTAG
- the mnmC gene encoding bifunctional tRNA (5-methylaminomethyl-2-thiouridine)(34)-methyltransferase MnmD/FAD-dependent 5-carboxymethylaminomethyl-2-thiouridine(34) oxidoreductase MnmC, producing MTAAPDALPPLAGLQTARLDWRQDDSGESAPHSSAFDDVYFSRHDGRAETEHVFLAANRLPERFREWQATRPFVIGETGFGTGLNMLCAWACFDAHAPAAARLHLVSTEKFPLARDDLARALAAWPDLAERAAALVAQWPEPVAGVHRLWLDRRVTLDLHFGDTTERLALLDGAVDAWFLDGFAPSKNPEMWHDALFAAMAARSRPGATFATFTCAGVVKRGLRAAGFAWRKVPGFGRKREMLAGEIETPPADERRRATPWFTPPAARPARRVAVIGAGLAGTTVAAALARRGVAVTLIDREGPGAGASGNAQGALYVKLAADTNLQSRAYLAGLLHARRWLEALDPDQALWSPGGVLQLATGEREARRQARFLANHPLPTSVVRGVDAEEAGRLAGLDLPHGGLDYPLAGWVRPDALCRRLAASDGVSAVRGEVRGLSPIAEEDENGGWRLTLSGDDGGGKNEEHTIEVDQVVIAAATASNGFDQTAALPLQPVRGQISRLTLPPGAPAPARVVCAGGYAMPPLNGQLTFGASFAPNDADATAREADHAFNLEELERTLPGYPAALAEAGADLSPAALGGRAAVRAASPDKSPYAGPVPDAEAWRHDYAAMAKDATRIPATPGRHHPGLWISAAHGSRGLSSAPLTAELIASRLCDEPLPLEAPLADHLHPGRRVIRDLIRGQGR from the coding sequence GTGACCGCTGCCCCCGACGCCCTGCCGCCGCTCGCCGGCCTTCAGACCGCCCGCCTCGACTGGCGCCAGGACGACAGCGGCGAGAGCGCCCCTCACTCCAGCGCCTTCGACGACGTCTATTTCTCGCGTCATGACGGCCGTGCCGAGACCGAGCACGTCTTCCTGGCCGCCAATCGCCTGCCCGAACGCTTCCGGGAGTGGCAGGCGACGCGCCCCTTCGTCATCGGCGAGACCGGCTTCGGCACCGGTCTCAACATGCTCTGCGCCTGGGCCTGCTTCGACGCCCACGCCCCGGCGGCGGCGCGGCTGCACCTGGTCTCCACCGAGAAGTTTCCGCTCGCCCGCGATGACCTGGCCCGGGCGCTCGCCGCCTGGCCGGACCTGGCCGAGCGCGCCGCCGCGCTGGTGGCCCAGTGGCCGGAGCCGGTGGCCGGCGTGCATCGCCTGTGGCTCGACCGCCGCGTGACCCTGGACCTGCACTTCGGCGACACCACCGAGCGCCTGGCGCTGCTCGACGGCGCCGTGGACGCCTGGTTCCTGGACGGCTTCGCGCCGTCGAAGAATCCCGAGATGTGGCACGACGCGCTGTTCGCCGCCATGGCCGCGCGCTCGCGCCCGGGCGCCACCTTCGCCACCTTCACCTGCGCCGGGGTGGTCAAGCGCGGCCTCAGGGCCGCCGGCTTCGCCTGGCGCAAGGTGCCGGGCTTCGGCCGCAAGCGCGAGATGCTGGCCGGCGAGATCGAGACGCCCCCGGCGGACGAACGCCGCCGCGCCACGCCCTGGTTCACGCCGCCCGCGGCGCGACCGGCCCGCCGCGTGGCGGTGATCGGCGCCGGACTCGCCGGCACCACCGTGGCCGCCGCCCTGGCCCGTCGCGGCGTGGCGGTGACGCTGATCGACCGCGAGGGCCCCGGCGCCGGCGCCTCGGGCAACGCCCAGGGCGCGCTCTACGTGAAGCTCGCCGCCGACACCAACCTGCAGAGCCGCGCCTACCTGGCCGGGCTGCTGCATGCCCGACGCTGGCTCGAGGCGCTGGACCCCGACCAGGCGCTGTGGTCGCCCGGCGGCGTGCTGCAGCTGGCCACCGGCGAGCGCGAGGCGCGCCGCCAGGCCCGCTTCCTGGCCAACCATCCGCTGCCGACGAGCGTGGTGCGCGGCGTCGACGCCGAGGAAGCCGGCCGGCTCGCCGGGCTCGACCTGCCCCACGGCGGGCTCGACTATCCCCTGGCCGGCTGGGTGCGTCCGGATGCGCTGTGCCGCCGGCTGGCGGCGAGCGACGGCGTGAGCGCCGTCCGGGGCGAGGTGCGCGGGCTCTCGCCCATCGCGGAAGAGGACGAGAACGGCGGCTGGCGGCTGACGCTGTCAGGCGACGATGGCGGGGGTAAAAACGAAGAGCACACGATTGAGGTCGATCAGGTGGTGATCGCCGCGGCGACCGCCTCCAACGGCTTCGATCAGACCGCCGCCCTGCCCCTGCAGCCGGTGCGCGGGCAGATCTCGCGGCTGACGCTGCCGCCAGGCGCCCCCGCGCCGGCGCGGGTGGTGTGCGCCGGCGGCTACGCCATGCCGCCGCTGAACGGCCAACTGACCTTCGGCGCCAGCTTCGCGCCCAACGACGCCGACGCCACCGCCCGCGAGGCCGATCACGCCTTCAACCTCGAGGAGCTCGAGCGCACCCTGCCCGGCTATCCCGCCGCGCTGGCCGAGGCCGGCGCCGATCTCTCGCCGGCGGCGCTGGGCGGGCGCGCCGCGGTGCGCGCGGCGAGCCCCGACAAGTCGCCCTACGCCGGCCCGGTGCCCGACGCCGAGGCCTGGCGCCACGACTATGCCGCCATGGCCAAGGACGCCACCCGGATCCCGGCGACGCCGGGCCGCCATCACCCGGGGCTGTGGATCAGCGCCGCCCATGGCTCCCGCGGCCTTTCCAGCGCGCCGCTCACCGCTGAGCTGATCGCCTCGCGCCTCTGCGACGAACCGCTGCCGCTGGAGGCACCGCTGGCCGACCATCTGCATCCCGGGCGACGCGTGATCCGCGACCTGATCAGGGGCCAGGGGCGCTGA
- a CDS encoding YciI family protein: MLYAIISEDVNDSLERRLAARPDHLARLEALRDEGRLVLAGPHPAIDSNDPGEAGFTGSLVVAEFESLESAQAWADADPYMIAGVYARATVKPFKKVLP; this comes from the coding sequence ATGCTCTACGCCATCATCAGTGAAGATGTGAACGACAGCCTGGAACGGCGCCTGGCCGCCCGTCCGGATCACCTGGCTCGCCTCGAGGCGCTGCGCGACGAGGGCCGCCTGGTGCTGGCCGGCCCGCACCCGGCCATCGACAGCAACGACCCGGGCGAGGCCGGCTTCACGGGGAGCCTGGTGGTCGCCGAGTTCGAGAGCCTCGAGAGCGCCCAGGCCTGGGCCGATGCCGACCCCTACATGATCGCCGGCGTCTACGCCCGGGCGACCGTGAAGCCGTTCAAGAAGGTCCTGCCCTGA
- a CDS encoding PHP domain-containing protein, translated as MPMTAPPARFEGDPHSVDLHMHSTASDGALPPAEVVALCRAKGVTLMALTDHDTVDGIEAAQAAAREQGIGLIPGTELSTQWRGINIHVVGLLPEGPKGDLVAGLAAQAEAREQRSLRIAERLEKIGLTDALARAREQAGSERPLGRPDFARALVAAGLVPDIGTAFKKHLGNGKAGDIKAHWPFLATAVAWILDAGGVAVLAHPLRHGLTRRKRGLLLDDFAAAGGQAAELVSGFQNPDVTRDLARQLQERDLYGSVGSDFHFPGGHLAPGSMSPVPRTATPPVWTHPRLAGLVATAG; from the coding sequence ATGCCCATGACCGCACCTCCCGCCCGATTCGAGGGCGACCCCCACAGCGTCGACCTGCACATGCACTCCACGGCCTCCGACGGCGCCCTGCCGCCGGCCGAGGTGGTAGCTCTGTGCCGGGCCAAGGGCGTGACCCTGATGGCGCTGACCGATCACGACACCGTGGACGGCATCGAGGCGGCCCAGGCCGCCGCTCGCGAGCAGGGCATCGGCCTGATTCCCGGCACCGAGCTCTCGACCCAGTGGCGCGGCATCAACATCCACGTGGTGGGCCTGCTGCCCGAGGGACCGAAGGGCGACTTGGTGGCGGGGCTCGCCGCCCAGGCCGAGGCCCGGGAGCAGCGCTCCCTCCGCATCGCCGAGCGGCTCGAGAAGATCGGCCTGACGGACGCCCTGGCCCGGGCCCGGGAGCAGGCCGGGAGCGAGCGCCCGCTGGGGCGGCCCGACTTCGCCCGGGCGCTGGTCGCGGCGGGGCTGGTGCCCGACATCGGCACCGCATTCAAGAAGCACCTCGGCAACGGCAAGGCCGGCGACATCAAGGCCCACTGGCCCTTTCTCGCCACGGCGGTGGCCTGGATCCTCGACGCCGGCGGGGTGGCGGTGCTCGCCCATCCGCTGCGCCACGGCCTGACCCGGCGCAAGCGCGGGCTGCTGCTCGACGACTTCGCCGCCGCCGGCGGCCAGGCCGCGGAGCTGGTCAGCGGCTTCCAGAACCCCGACGTGACCCGCGACCTGGCGCGCCAGCTCCAGGAGCGCGATCTCTACGGGTCGGTGGGCAGCGACTTCCACTTCCCCGGCGGCCACCTGGCCCCGGGCAGCATGAGCCCGGTGCCGCGCACCGCCACGCCACCGGTCTGGACCCACCCGCGCCTGGCTGGCCTCGTCGCGACCGCCGGCTGA
- a CDS encoding L-threonylcarbamoyladenylate synthase, which yields MSQFFQIHPDNPQKRLIDQAIQIIRRGGVIAYPTDSGYALGCHLGDKKAIEKIKWLRSLDDKHNFTLVCSDLSEIGTYAKVDNTVFRLLKAHTPGAYTFILDATTEVPRLLLHPKRRSIGVRVPDHQITRALLEALGEPLMSVTLIPVGEELPMTDAEEIRERFGAHLDLIIDGGACHLEATSVIDLRDLPPTVVREGRGDVAPFQV from the coding sequence ATGAGCCAGTTCTTCCAGATCCACCCGGACAATCCCCAGAAGCGCCTGATCGACCAGGCGATCCAGATCATCCGCCGCGGCGGGGTGATCGCCTACCCGACCGACTCCGGCTATGCCCTGGGCTGCCACCTGGGCGACAAGAAGGCCATCGAGAAGATCAAGTGGCTGCGCTCGCTGGACGACAAGCACAACTTCACCCTGGTCTGCTCGGATCTCTCCGAGATCGGCACCTACGCCAAGGTGGACAACACGGTCTTCCGGCTGCTGAAGGCGCACACCCCCGGGGCCTACACCTTCATCCTCGACGCCACCACCGAGGTGCCGCGGCTGCTGCTGCACCCCAAGCGCCGCTCCATCGGCGTGCGGGTGCCGGACCACCAGATCACCCGGGCCCTGCTCGAGGCGCTGGGCGAGCCGTTGATGAGCGTGACCCTGATCCCGGTGGGTGAGGAGCTGCCGATGACCGACGCCGAGGAGATCCGGGAGCGCTTCGGCGCCCATCTCGACCTGATCATCGACGGCGGCGCCTGTCACCTGGAGGCGACCAGCGTGATCGACCTGCGTGACCTGCCGCCCACCGTGGTGCGCGAGGGGCGCGGCGACGTCGCCCCCTTCCAGGTCTGA
- a CDS encoding ion transporter: MNYLPKPAGEGLRTRVFQIIFESDTPLAKGFDIALIGAILASVLVVMLESIASLRAGHAALFYWIEWGFTLAFTLELAVRLYCLERPLQYLKSFYGIIDLVAILPTWLALVLPGAQSLVVVRLLRTLRIFRVLRLMEFVGEGRLLVDALKRSGHQIFLFLFTVFMLVTIFASLVYLIEPEEAGFTSIPKAIYWAVVTLTTVGYGDITPVTPLGQAISVMVMLIGYSIIAVPTGVFSAEVIRSIRADRYSDEACPGCGHDRHEQRARYCLRCGTWLDEDTPDPRLAEQARTDTDEEEDDGTSTPPR; encoded by the coding sequence GTGAACTACCTCCCCAAGCCCGCGGGCGAAGGCTTGCGCACCCGGGTCTTCCAGATCATCTTCGAATCCGACACCCCGCTGGCCAAGGGCTTCGACATCGCCCTGATCGGGGCGATACTGGCCAGCGTACTGGTGGTGATGCTGGAGAGCATCGCGAGCCTGCGCGCCGGCCACGCGGCGCTCTTCTACTGGATCGAGTGGGGCTTCACCCTCGCCTTCACCCTCGAGCTCGCGGTGCGCCTCTACTGCCTCGAGCGCCCGCTGCAGTACCTCAAGAGCTTCTACGGCATCATCGACCTGGTGGCGATCCTGCCCACCTGGCTGGCCCTGGTGCTGCCCGGCGCCCAGTCGCTGGTGGTGGTGCGCCTGCTGCGCACCCTGCGCATCTTCCGGGTGCTGCGGCTGATGGAGTTCGTCGGCGAGGGGCGGCTGCTGGTCGACGCCCTCAAGCGCAGCGGCCACCAGATCTTCCTGTTCCTGTTCACCGTCTTCATGCTGGTGACCATCTTCGCCTCGCTCGTCTACCTGATCGAGCCCGAGGAGGCCGGCTTCACCAGCATCCCCAAGGCGATCTACTGGGCCGTGGTCACCCTGACCACGGTGGGCTACGGCGACATCACCCCGGTCACCCCGCTGGGCCAGGCGATCTCGGTGATGGTGATGCTGATCGGCTACTCGATCATCGCGGTGCCCACGGGGGTCTTCTCCGCCGAGGTGATCCGCTCGATCCGCGCCGACCGCTACTCCGACGAGGCCTGCCCGGGCTGCGGCCATGACCGCCACGAGCAGCGCGCCCGCTACTGCCTGCGCTGCGGCACCTGGCTGGACGAGGACACGCCCGACCCGCGCCTGGCCGAACAGGCCCGGACGGACACGGACGAGGAGGAGGACGACGGGACGTCGACGCCGCCGCGCTGA
- a CDS encoding CYTH domain-containing protein gives MAHEIELKLALGDTEHEGAEALRHHPRLVGVTPTLAQLGNTYFDTPEGDLEDARMALRLRRVDGRLLQTLKTRGQGGGGLSTRGEWEWEVPGPGLDLAGLAALPPLAGCEAGLLERLAPRFATDFARETWWLEHAGATIELALDIGEIRAGERVVAIRELELELKAGEPEALWSLAEALADRVALRPSDTSKAARGGALLEGARALPEAASPAGWLHRATAALDALADSSDEAWRREARRAFQRLAELGDDAEGDGDARALAEALSAEPWLTPAFGRRMLRLARRLPGDAELS, from the coding sequence ATGGCACACGAGATCGAACTCAAGCTCGCCCTGGGCGACACGGAGCACGAGGGCGCCGAGGCCCTGCGGCACCATCCGCGCCTGGTCGGAGTGACGCCGACCCTTGCCCAGCTGGGCAATACCTACTTCGACACCCCCGAGGGCGACCTGGAGGACGCGCGCATGGCGCTGCGCCTGCGCCGCGTCGACGGCCGCCTGCTGCAGACCCTGAAGACCCGCGGCCAGGGCGGCGGAGGACTCTCGACCCGCGGCGAGTGGGAGTGGGAGGTGCCGGGCCCCGGCCTCGACCTGGCGGGGCTCGCGGCCCTGCCGCCCCTGGCCGGGTGCGAGGCGGGCCTGCTCGAGCGCCTGGCGCCGCGCTTCGCCACCGATTTCGCCCGGGAGACCTGGTGGCTCGAGCACGCGGGGGCGACCATCGAGCTCGCCCTGGACATCGGCGAGATCCGGGCCGGCGAGCGGGTCGTGGCGATCCGCGAGCTGGAGCTCGAGCTCAAGGCGGGCGAGCCCGAGGCGCTCTGGTCGCTGGCCGAGGCCCTAGCCGACCGGGTCGCCCTGCGCCCCTCGGACACCAGCAAGGCGGCCCGCGGCGGCGCCCTGCTCGAGGGCGCGCGCGCCCTGCCCGAGGCCGCCTCCCCCGCCGGCTGGCTGCATCGCGCCACCGCGGCACTGGATGCCCTGGCGGACAGCAGCGACGAGGCCTGGCGGCGCGAGGCGCGCCGGGCCTTCCAACGGCTGGCGGAACTGGGCGATGATGCCGAGGGAGACGGCGACGCCCGCGCGCTCGCCGAGGCCCTCTCGGCCGAGCCCTGGCTGACCCCGGCCTTCGGGCGGCGCATGCTGCGCCTGGCCCGCCGGCTGCCGGGCGACGCCGAGCTGAGCTGA
- a CDS encoding TIGR00153 family protein: MVTSNPFSAMFGRSPFHPLLAHIVKANACADALLPFFEATLEGDWDTAEQHRETITRLEHEADELKTELRLNLPNTMFLPVSRSDLLDLISVQDKIANKVRDITGIMLGRRMQVPEELAQPMRDYMRTSVACVAQARHALEELKDLLESGFGRNVSDVMQKLIRELHVLEQQADSQQVAIRRQLFELEDRLPPVDVMFLYKIIDWVGELSDRAERVGSRLQIMTAN; encoded by the coding sequence ATGGTGACATCCAATCCCTTCTCCGCGATGTTCGGCCGCTCGCCATTCCATCCGCTGCTGGCCCACATCGTCAAGGCCAACGCCTGTGCCGACGCGCTGCTGCCCTTCTTCGAAGCGACCCTCGAAGGCGACTGGGACACCGCCGAGCAGCATCGCGAGACCATCACCCGCCTCGAGCACGAGGCCGATGAGCTCAAGACCGAGCTGCGCCTCAACCTGCCCAACACCATGTTCCTGCCGGTCTCGCGCTCCGACCTGCTCGACCTGATCAGCGTGCAGGACAAGATCGCCAACAAGGTCCGCGACATCACCGGCATCATGCTCGGGCGTCGCATGCAGGTGCCCGAGGAGCTGGCCCAGCCGATGCGCGACTACATGCGCACCTCGGTGGCCTGCGTGGCCCAGGCGCGCCACGCCCTCGAGGAGCTCAAGGATCTGCTCGAGTCCGGCTTCGGCCGCAACGTCTCCGACGTGATGCAGAAGCTGATCCGCGAGCTGCACGTGCTCGAGCAGCAGGCCGACAGCCAGCAGGTGGCGATCCGCCGCCAGCTCTTCGAGCTCGAGGATCGCCTGCCGCCGGTGGACGTGATGTTCCTCTACAAGATCATCGACTGGGTGGGCGAGCTCTCCGACCGCGCCGAGCGCGTCGGCAGCCGACTGCAGATCATGACGGCCAACTGA
- a CDS encoding inorganic phosphate transporter, with protein sequence MSIIAQHGEIFIILACLFGFFMAWGVGANDVANAMGTSVGSRAITIKQAIIIAVIFEFLGAWLAGGEVTNTIRKGIIDPELLKEDPQLLVYGMLAALLAAATWLLVASMKGWPVSTTHSIVGAIVGFSVAGLGAAAVDWGAVGTIAASWVVSPLLSGTIAFTLFKSVQHLIFEAQDPFAAAKRYVPMYIFLVGFAVTMVTLTKGLKHVGLDLGFGTSLLLAILAGLLIAALGVFMERRVKAASRQADHFGFTGVERVFGVLMIFTACAMAFAHGSNDVANAVGPLAAVISVVQSGGKVEGAALVPWWVLVLGGGGIVVGLVTYGHKVIATVGTGITELTPSRGFAATLAAATTVVLASGTGLPISTTHTLVGAVLGVGLARGMAALNLRVIGTIAMSWLITLPAGAGLAILFFFTLKGMFG encoded by the coding sequence ATGTCGATCATTGCGCAGCACGGCGAGATCTTCATCATCCTCGCCTGTCTCTTCGGCTTCTTCATGGCCTGGGGCGTCGGCGCCAACGACGTGGCCAACGCCATGGGCACCTCGGTGGGCTCCCGAGCCATCACCATCAAGCAGGCGATCATCATCGCCGTGATCTTCGAGTTTCTCGGTGCCTGGCTCGCCGGCGGCGAGGTCACCAACACCATCCGCAAGGGCATCATCGATCCCGAGCTGCTGAAGGAGGACCCCCAGCTGCTGGTCTACGGCATGCTGGCGGCGCTGCTCGCGGCGGCCACCTGGCTGCTGGTCGCCTCCATGAAGGGCTGGCCGGTCTCCACTACCCACTCCATCGTCGGCGCCATCGTCGGCTTCTCGGTGGCGGGCCTCGGCGCCGCCGCGGTGGACTGGGGCGCGGTGGGCACCATCGCCGCCAGCTGGGTGGTCTCGCCGCTGCTCTCCGGCACCATCGCCTTCACGCTCTTCAAGTCGGTCCAGCACCTGATCTTCGAGGCCCAGGACCCCTTCGCCGCGGCCAAGCGCTACGTGCCGATGTACATCTTCCTGGTCGGCTTCGCGGTGACCATGGTGACCCTCACCAAGGGCCTCAAGCACGTCGGCCTGGACCTCGGCTTCGGCACCAGCCTGCTGCTCGCCATCCTCGCCGGCCTGCTGATCGCGGCGCTGGGCGTGTTCATGGAGCGTCGCGTCAAGGCCGCCAGTCGCCAGGCCGACCACTTCGGCTTCACCGGGGTGGAGCGGGTCTTCGGCGTGCTGATGATCTTCACCGCCTGCGCCATGGCCTTCGCCCACGGCTCCAACGACGTGGCCAACGCCGTGGGGCCGCTGGCGGCGGTGATCAGCGTGGTGCAATCCGGCGGCAAGGTCGAGGGCGCCGCCCTGGTGCCCTGGTGGGTGCTGGTGCTGGGCGGCGGCGGCATCGTCGTCGGCCTGGTCACCTACGGCCACAAGGTCATCGCCACCGTGGGCACCGGCATCACCGAGCTGACCCCGAGCCGCGGCTTCGCCGCCACCCTGGCGGCCGCCACCACCGTGGTGCTGGCCTCGGGCACCGGCCTGCCGATCTCCACCACCCATACCCTGGTCGGGGCGGTGCTCGGCGTGGGCCTGGCCCGCGGCATGGCGGCGCTCAACCTGCGGGTCATCGGCACCATCGCCATGTCGTGGCTGATCACGCTGCCGGCGGGCGCGGGTCTCGCGATCCTGTTCTTCTTCACTCTGAAGGGCATGTTCGGCTAA